From the genome of Bacteroidetes bacterium SB0662_bin_6, one region includes:
- a CDS encoding S46 family peptidase, translating to MYERIQFAPGFLALFLLLFAGCAGSNATKDPVASEGEPASVTPAEVPETVPVHEPLRPAPVQRVDPAMARAGRFDQGKMWTFDHPPVDYFAETYGFTPDEEWFRHARLGTLRIPGCTASFVSPTGLVLTNHHCARSHAVSVALEGESILDDGFYARSLDEERLVDGMWADQLVGIGDITPAVEAAIAGIRNDAEREQMRQEVIKEVQEGIETEAGPGHHVEIVSIYNGALLSAYVFRRYTDLRLVLIPELKIGFFGGDPDNFTYPRYTLDIALLRVYENDKPLEVSYYFPMNSKGVKEGDPVFVIGNPGSTFRLSTVAELTFRRDVQEPALLDLIEIRLAALEALLDETPAEEQDALINRIFSLQNARKLYTGRVKALNDPVVTARRMDAEEQFMTAIGQTPALSEQYGDLIERMREVQEEKRAYGDAFRAFLALNPASSLGAAALRRALVVHEYAGLVDAAQDIPDDVYEQLVLIEDQPAALQAAYLAVRFQTWSDRFGQDSTFVVDIFGERSPEEAARHVVEHSMLTEGAAAMEALQTGSITETDPAIQVVGAIAGKLTAYRSAMAALAVEEQALAQQIGRARYAVYGVDVPPDATFSLRIADGVVQGYPYNGTVAPPYTTYYGLYDHYYSYGADTPWDVPARWLTPPGSFEMRTPLNFVSTNDTIGGNSGSPVIDPDLRLAGLLFDGNIESLSGDFIYLTDRARSISVDARGILEALDDMYDADRLVLETTSGRFAESEEEADAILSE from the coding sequence ATGTACGAACGCATTCAGTTCGCTCCGGGTTTTCTGGCGCTTTTTCTTTTGCTGTTTGCAGGTTGCGCCGGCAGCAACGCCACTAAAGATCCTGTAGCCTCGGAGGGCGAACCGGCAAGCGTGACACCCGCGGAAGTCCCTGAAACGGTGCCGGTCCATGAGCCGCTCCGGCCTGCGCCGGTGCAGCGCGTCGACCCTGCGATGGCCCGTGCGGGGCGTTTCGACCAGGGAAAGATGTGGACCTTTGATCATCCCCCGGTCGATTATTTTGCAGAAACCTATGGTTTTACGCCGGACGAGGAGTGGTTTCGGCATGCCAGGCTCGGCACGCTGCGGATTCCTGGTTGTACGGCTTCGTTTGTATCGCCGACCGGGCTTGTATTAACGAATCATCACTGCGCCCGGAGTCATGCCGTCAGCGTCGCCCTTGAGGGGGAGTCTATTCTCGATGACGGATTTTATGCCCGGTCGTTAGACGAGGAACGCCTGGTGGACGGCATGTGGGCCGATCAGCTGGTTGGCATCGGGGATATTACGCCTGCGGTGGAAGCCGCTATTGCAGGCATTAGGAACGATGCCGAACGTGAGCAGATGCGGCAGGAAGTAATTAAAGAGGTGCAGGAGGGCATCGAAACGGAAGCGGGACCGGGGCATCATGTGGAGATTGTTTCCATATACAACGGGGCCCTGCTGTCCGCATACGTTTTTCGCCGTTATACCGATCTCCGCCTTGTGCTCATTCCCGAGTTGAAGATCGGGTTTTTCGGGGGCGATCCCGATAATTTCACCTATCCTCGTTATACGCTGGACATTGCTCTGCTTCGTGTATACGAAAACGATAAACCACTTGAAGTCAGCTATTATTTCCCCATGAACAGTAAGGGGGTAAAGGAAGGAGACCCAGTGTTTGTGATTGGTAATCCAGGGTCCACGTTCCGGCTGTCTACTGTCGCAGAGTTGACGTTCCGACGCGATGTGCAGGAACCCGCTCTGCTGGACCTGATCGAGATTCGTCTTGCGGCACTGGAGGCGTTGCTGGACGAGACGCCTGCGGAAGAGCAGGATGCACTCATCAACCGGATTTTCTCGTTACAGAATGCCAGAAAGTTGTACACGGGTCGGGTGAAGGCGTTGAATGACCCCGTGGTGACAGCCCGCCGCATGGATGCCGAGGAGCAGTTCATGACAGCGATCGGTCAGACGCCCGCACTTAGTGAACAGTACGGCGATCTCATTGAGCGGATGCGCGAAGTGCAGGAAGAGAAGCGTGCGTACGGAGATGCGTTCAGGGCATTTCTTGCATTGAATCCGGCCTCCTCCCTCGGTGCCGCGGCGCTTCGCCGTGCTCTTGTCGTGCATGAATACGCCGGATTGGTGGATGCGGCGCAGGACATCCCGGACGATGTGTATGAGCAACTGGTCCTGATTGAAGATCAACCGGCGGCGTTGCAGGCTGCGTATCTTGCTGTACGATTCCAAACGTGGTCGGATCGTTTCGGTCAGGATAGTACTTTTGTCGTCGATATATTTGGCGAGCGTTCTCCCGAAGAGGCGGCGCGGCATGTGGTCGAACATTCGATGCTCACGGAAGGGGCTGCCGCCATGGAAGCGCTGCAGACCGGTTCCATCACGGAAACCGATCCCGCCATACAGGTTGTTGGCGCCATTGCCGGGAAGTTGACGGCGTATCGCAGTGCGATGGCGGCGCTTGCCGTCGAGGAACAGGCTCTTGCGCAGCAGATCGGGCGCGCCCGGTATGCAGTGTACGGTGTGGATGTGCCTCCCGATGCCACATTCTCCCTGCGCATAGCCGACGGGGTCGTACAGGGGTATCCGTATAACGGCACGGTGGCGCCTCCCTATACGACGTATTACGGGTTGTATGACCACTATTATTCGTACGGTGCGGATACGCCCTGGGACGTGCCGGCGCGCTGGTTGACTCCGCCGGGAAGCTTTGAAATGCGTACACCTCTGAATTTCGTTTCCACCAACGACACGATCGGCGGTAACTCGGGATCTCCCGTGATCGATCCGGACCTTCGCCTTGCAGGTCTTCTCTTTGATGGCAATATCGAGAGCCTCTCCGGGGATTTTATCTATTTGACGGACCGGGCGCGAAGCATTTCGGTCGATGCGCGAGGTATTCTTGAGGCGCTCGACGATATGTACGATGCGGATCGCCTTGTCCTGGAGACGACATCGGGGCGTTTCGCTGAATCCGAAGAAGAAGCCGACGCCATCCTGTCCGAATAG
- a CDS encoding S46 family peptidase gives MNVCRKRSGAAVLFLLVWAGCSGGSQIVSVVERPGTTEPVVTTALPPGEEEASPVSAPVDVEIGRFDTGKMWTFEDPPVDYFEEAYGFRPDSAWFARARLGALRLPNCSASFVSPHGLILTNHHCARESIADVTREGETLLDTGFSADSIGAERKVEDLYVDQLVAIEDITEEVYGFVRYPDDENPAPRRRQGRGERAINSDDRSAAARERRMERIEGRMNAEAQARDSLLTVQVVELYHGGRYSAYTFRRHDDIRLVFAPELPIGAFGGDPDNFTYPRYSFDFSFFRAYDTEGKPLDTPHYFAWDKDGAQDGEAVFVVGNPGTTSRLETVGQLEFERDYMLPAALDALKERMRVLEEYIAEEEGPDRKYELRNAWHQISNQFKKNEGELAGLRDSLLIARRMTAERKLVAEIAAVDSLQEEHGHVIGEIARLQRSKEAMADQNRAFLFFGAPAFDSHVLVRSAYGYIVTLMRQRGMPADEIEDVLEDALDIEDWPPELEKRMLAVRLHEFLRYLGENDPTVNRLLQGQTPEEAADRIVSGTALSDSAQYAVLLEEGFFGSGDPAEAMARAVTPLYLSIQQQISGLDRREQELNAMLSLARFALYGAQIPPDATFSLRIADGVVTGYPYNGTTAPPYTTLFGMYDHYYSYGGEDTDWDLPERWLQPPDSLDRSTAVNLVTTNDITGGNSGSPLLDKELRVVGVVFDSNIDALRNTYVYLDEQGRAVSVDTRGMTEVLEHIYGADRIVSELLSGADSRGGDDISARTVPAVDSMQGDE, from the coding sequence ATGAATGTTTGCAGGAAGCGGTCGGGAGCGGCTGTACTGTTTCTTCTGGTGTGGGCGGGCTGCAGCGGAGGCAGCCAGATAGTTTCCGTCGTGGAACGTCCCGGCACGACGGAGCCGGTGGTAACGACTGCTTTACCCCCAGGCGAAGAAGAGGCGAGCCCGGTTTCTGCACCGGTCGATGTCGAGATCGGGCGATTCGATACGGGAAAGATGTGGACGTTCGAGGATCCGCCCGTCGATTATTTCGAGGAGGCCTATGGATTCAGGCCGGACTCCGCCTGGTTTGCCCGCGCCCGCCTTGGGGCGCTCCGGCTCCCGAATTGTTCGGCGTCTTTCGTATCTCCGCATGGACTCATTCTTACGAATCACCATTGCGCGCGGGAAAGCATTGCGGATGTGACGCGCGAGGGGGAGACGCTGCTCGATACCGGATTTTCCGCGGATTCGATCGGGGCAGAGCGTAAGGTGGAGGATCTGTATGTGGATCAACTGGTGGCCATCGAGGACATTACGGAGGAGGTCTACGGTTTCGTTCGGTATCCGGATGATGAAAACCCTGCGCCCCGCAGGAGGCAGGGTCGGGGTGAGCGGGCCATAAATAGCGACGACCGTTCGGCGGCGGCGCGTGAAAGAAGGATGGAACGTATCGAGGGACGTATGAATGCCGAGGCCCAGGCCAGGGATTCGCTTTTGACGGTGCAAGTGGTCGAACTGTATCACGGAGGTCGGTATTCGGCCTATACGTTCCGCCGCCATGACGATATCCGGCTGGTCTTCGCGCCGGAATTGCCCATCGGCGCCTTCGGGGGCGATCCGGACAACTTCACGTACCCCCGGTACAGTTTTGACTTCAGTTTTTTCCGTGCTTACGATACGGAGGGCAAGCCTCTGGATACACCGCATTATTTTGCGTGGGACAAGGACGGAGCCCAGGATGGGGAAGCGGTCTTTGTGGTAGGCAATCCGGGTACGACCAGTCGCCTCGAAACCGTTGGACAACTGGAATTCGAGCGGGATTATATGTTACCTGCGGCGCTTGATGCGCTAAAAGAGCGGATGCGGGTTCTCGAGGAGTATATTGCGGAAGAAGAGGGGCCGGATCGGAAATACGAGCTGCGCAACGCCTGGCATCAGATATCGAATCAGTTCAAAAAGAATGAAGGAGAACTGGCCGGATTACGCGATTCGCTGCTGATAGCCCGTCGCATGACGGCCGAAAGGAAGCTGGTTGCAGAGATTGCAGCCGTGGATTCGTTACAGGAGGAACATGGTCATGTGATTGGCGAAATCGCACGTTTGCAGCGATCGAAGGAAGCGATGGCGGATCAGAACAGGGCATTCCTGTTTTTTGGTGCGCCGGCCTTCGATTCGCACGTGCTTGTGCGGTCTGCTTACGGATATATTGTCACTCTGATGAGGCAGCGGGGTATGCCGGCGGACGAAATCGAGGATGTGCTGGAGGATGCGCTTGACATAGAAGACTGGCCCCCGGAACTTGAGAAGCGGATGCTGGCAGTGCGCCTGCACGAATTTTTGCGCTACCTCGGTGAAAACGATCCGACGGTGAATCGTCTGTTGCAGGGGCAGACGCCCGAAGAAGCCGCCGATCGGATTGTTTCCGGTACGGCTTTGAGCGATTCCGCACAATACGCGGTGTTGCTGGAAGAAGGCTTTTTTGGCAGCGGTGATCCTGCGGAAGCGATGGCGCGGGCCGTAACGCCGCTGTATTTGTCGATCCAGCAACAGATATCCGGTCTCGACAGGAGAGAGCAGGAACTGAATGCCATGCTGTCTCTTGCCCGTTTTGCACTGTACGGTGCGCAAATACCTCCGGATGCGACGTTTTCGCTCCGCATTGCCGATGGCGTCGTGACAGGATATCCCTATAATGGCACCACAGCGCCGCCTTATACCACCTTGTTCGGGATGTACGATCATTATTATTCCTACGGCGGGGAAGATACGGATTGGGATTTGCCGGAACGGTGGCTGCAACCCCCGGATTCGCTGGACCGGTCCACGGCCGTCAATCTGGTCACGACCAACGACATCACAGGCGGGAACTCCGGTTCGCCGCTTCTCGATAAGGAACTGCGTGTCGTGGGTGTGGTGTTTGACAGCAATATCGACGCGCTCCGCAACACGTATGTGTATCTGGACGAACAGGGTCGTGCCGTGTCTGTGGATACGCGAGGCATGACTGAAGTGCTGGAACATATATACGGGGCGGATCGCATTGTCTCTGAACTCTTGTCCGGCGCCGATTCGCGGGGAGGGGACGATATTTCGGCGCGAACCGTGCCGGCAGTCGATAGCATGCAAGGAGATGAATAA
- a CDS encoding DUF4835 family protein has translation MFFSTMRFLPSSTASIAALLLFSLFFSPAPAAAQEFNCVVSVNYSTLTGSDFGFLEDLEVRMEEYVNDRFWTEDSFREDERIECTMEVIVLEAVSLTSFNARLVVATRRPIYNTMQHSTVVQFSDESWQFRYAQGQPLVFNLEQYDPLTSVIDFYAYMMLGYDYDTFSELGGTPHFETARRIAERAQSSSGQGWSEIGSTEPSRGNLITQVLDPRMRPLRKAYFDYHFGGLDRFLMNPDTARNAILQVLADLDVLYEDVSRQHVLDLFFLAKYNELAAVFEGWQESNQAYDYLTLLDPSHTSVYEALLE, from the coding sequence ATGTTCTTTTCCACGATGCGTTTTCTTCCCTCTTCGACGGCGTCGATTGCCGCGCTGCTTCTTTTCTCGCTGTTTTTTTCGCCGGCGCCGGCCGCTGCACAGGAATTCAACTGTGTGGTTTCGGTCAATTACAGTACGCTGACGGGCTCCGATTTCGGATTTCTTGAAGATCTCGAGGTCCGCATGGAAGAATATGTGAACGATCGTTTCTGGACCGAGGATAGCTTCCGGGAAGACGAACGCATTGAGTGTACGATGGAGGTGATTGTGCTGGAAGCGGTCTCTCTGACCAGTTTCAATGCGCGGCTTGTAGTGGCCACGCGCCGGCCGATCTACAACACGATGCAACACAGTACGGTCGTTCAGTTCAGCGACGAGTCCTGGCAATTCAGGTATGCACAGGGACAGCCGCTTGTGTTCAATCTCGAACAGTACGATCCGTTGACCTCGGTCATCGACTTTTATGCGTATATGATGCTCGGGTATGACTACGATACCTTCAGCGAACTCGGCGGCACGCCCCATTTCGAAACGGCTCGCCGGATTGCGGAACGTGCGCAATCCTCATCGGGGCAGGGTTGGTCAGAAATCGGCAGTACCGAGCCCAGCCGCGGCAATCTGATAACGCAGGTGCTGGATCCGCGCATGCGCCCGTTGCGCAAGGCGTATTTCGATTATCACTTTGGCGGGCTCGATCGCTTTCTCATGAATCCCGATACGGCGCGCAACGCCATTCTCCAGGTGCTTGCCGACCTTGACGTATTGTACGAGGATGTTTCCCGGCAGCATGTCCTTGATCTCTTCTTTCTGGCGAAGTATAACGAATTGGCTGCCGTGTTCGAGGGTTGGCAGGAGAGTAATCAGGCGTACGATTACCTTACGCTACTCGACCCGTCGCACACATCCGTATACGAAGCGCTCCTTGAGTAA
- the purD gene encoding phosphoribosylamine--glycine ligase, whose amino-acid sequence MRILVVGGGGREHAIVHSLSQSGGVQKIFAAPGNAGIRELASIVPVRADDIENLVRFARTEQIDLTVVGPEQPLVLGIVDRFEQEGLAIMGPSAAAARLEGSKAFSKAFMQRHGIPTARHRTFGAGDYDEAAAHVRACGAPIVVKASGLAAGKGAVVCATVEEAIETLSFMLRERAFGAAGEEVVIEEYMTGEEASVFALSDGKEYVLLAPAQDHKRIGEGDVGPNTGGMGAYAPVPIVTDDLLRVVRDRVVEPTLHGMAAEGHPYRGVLYCGLMITEEGPKVVEYNCRFGDPEAQVVLPLLADDALDLFEATARGALSGSTLSMRSGAAACVVLASGGYPGSYERGFPVKGLEQAAAHRDVMVFHAGTATDGQEDSGRSGIVTSGGRVLGVTGLGGDLREALDRAYEAVGRISFEHMQFRRDIGKKGLRPS is encoded by the coding sequence ATGCGCATACTGGTTGTCGGCGGCGGGGGCCGCGAACACGCTATCGTTCACAGCCTGTCTCAATCGGGAGGGGTTCAAAAAATATTTGCAGCTCCGGGAAATGCGGGTATCCGTGAGCTTGCTTCGATCGTACCCGTTCGTGCGGATGACATCGAAAATCTTGTTCGTTTTGCGCGTACCGAGCAGATCGATCTGACGGTTGTGGGCCCCGAACAGCCGCTGGTGCTGGGCATTGTGGATCGTTTCGAGCAGGAGGGGCTGGCGATTATGGGGCCGAGTGCGGCAGCCGCTCGCCTCGAAGGGTCGAAGGCATTTTCCAAGGCGTTTATGCAGCGGCATGGTATTCCCACGGCGCGGCACCGGACATTCGGAGCAGGGGATTACGATGAGGCGGCGGCCCATGTCAGGGCATGCGGCGCTCCGATTGTGGTAAAGGCAAGCGGCCTGGCGGCCGGCAAGGGGGCTGTTGTATGCGCTACCGTGGAGGAAGCGATCGAAACGCTTTCGTTTATGTTGCGCGAGCGGGCGTTCGGTGCGGCGGGGGAAGAGGTTGTGATCGAGGAATATATGACCGGAGAGGAAGCAAGCGTGTTCGCCTTATCGGACGGGAAGGAATATGTGTTGTTGGCGCCGGCGCAGGATCACAAGCGAATCGGCGAAGGGGATGTGGGGCCGAATACCGGCGGGATGGGGGCCTATGCACCGGTCCCCATCGTAACGGACGATCTCCTGCGCGTCGTGCGCGATCGGGTCGTTGAACCGACCTTGCACGGTATGGCGGCGGAAGGGCATCCGTACCGGGGCGTACTGTACTGCGGGTTGATGATTACGGAAGAAGGGCCCAAAGTGGTCGAGTACAATTGTCGCTTCGGGGATCCTGAGGCGCAGGTGGTTCTCCCTCTTCTCGCCGACGATGCCCTGGATCTGTTTGAGGCGACGGCCCGTGGGGCGCTCAGTGGTTCGACACTCTCCATGCGGAGCGGTGCGGCGGCATGCGTCGTGCTGGCATCCGGCGGGTATCCGGGATCCTACGAAAGGGGGTTTCCTGTCAAGGGATTGGAGCAGGCAGCAGCACACCGTGACGTGATGGTGTTTCATGCAGGCACCGCAACGGATGGGCAGGAGGATAGCGGTCGAAGCGGGATTGTGACATCCGGCGGGCGTGTGCTCGGCGTTACCGGGCTTGGCGGGGACCTCCGCGAAGCACTGGATCGTGCCTACGAAGCGGTGGGGCGCATTTCTTTCGAACACATGCAGTTTCGGCGGGACATCGGAAAAAAGGGGCTGCGTCCGTCATGA
- the mutS gene encoding DNA mismatch repair protein MutS: protein MRQYYAIKAQHPQALLLFRMGDFFETFDEDAKQLSKTLGIALTKRSNGKAYDVPLAGFPHHALNTYLPKLVEAGFRVAVCEQMEDPGQAKTIVKRDVVEVVTPGVYFDDNLLDPKQSNYLAAVWLESGRVGVAFLDASTGEFFASEGDIGELSGLVQTIQPAEVLVARSHRDEAPRGSFVVTPVEDWVFGYDFARQTLLNHFGTHSLKGFGVDDLRLGTIAAGAVMHYLGETQRGRLLHVRKIVPYDSASHMTLDPQTKRNMELVTPLHEQGRKDTLVSILDRTRTPMGGRQLRRWLVRPLRKVAAIERRLDAVEDFFRSRTLRAKLGEELEQMGDLERLAVRIATGRATPRDMVAVKLTLRQLPAIKQLLSSSEDCTCDELREAGAQFTVHTDLVDLIDRAIVDDPPVGTGGGGLIRDGYDEELDTLRRIARSGKDWLVEMQKKEIERTGISSLKVGFNKVFGYYLEVTNTHKDKVPDDYIRKQTLVNAERYIVPELKEYEEKILTAEERIDTIEANLFAELRAAVAEYTEALQRNAALLGMVDCYLALADAAVRFGYVRPEVHDGRTLEIEGGRHPVVEQALPAGEPFIPNSIYLDPDDAQIIIITGPNMAGKSVVLRQTGLIVLLAQAGSFVPAESARIGLVDRIFTRVGASDNLAEGESTFLVEMNETANILNNATPRSLILLDEVGRGTSTFDGLSIAWALVEYLHEREDVAARTLFATHYHELNELANRYDRVRTACIRAEEHEGRVIFLRKLAPEGADHSFGIEVARMAGLPEPVIVRARQILQRLESRHTSVDTMQEGEIRAFKPSPKDMPAASSEQFQMSLFDRKTDPVGEALKESLGALDTDRMTPLEALQQLDALRRLLD, encoded by the coding sequence ATGCGGCAGTATTACGCCATCAAAGCGCAACATCCGCAAGCGCTTCTTCTCTTCAGGATGGGGGATTTTTTTGAGACGTTCGACGAAGATGCGAAGCAACTCAGCAAGACGCTTGGTATCGCCCTCACCAAGCGTTCCAACGGCAAGGCGTACGATGTGCCTCTTGCGGGTTTTCCCCATCATGCCCTGAATACCTATCTGCCGAAACTTGTCGAGGCCGGCTTTCGGGTAGCCGTTTGCGAGCAAATGGAAGACCCCGGGCAGGCCAAAACGATTGTAAAGCGTGATGTCGTGGAAGTGGTCACCCCCGGCGTCTATTTCGACGACAATCTGCTCGATCCGAAGCAATCCAATTATCTGGCCGCGGTTTGGCTGGAAAGCGGGCGCGTCGGTGTGGCCTTTCTGGATGCATCCACCGGGGAATTTTTCGCCAGTGAGGGGGATATAGGGGAATTATCCGGGCTGGTACAGACCATCCAGCCTGCCGAAGTGCTTGTTGCCCGGAGCCATCGGGATGAGGCGCCTCGTGGCTCGTTCGTGGTAACGCCGGTCGAGGATTGGGTTTTCGGGTACGATTTTGCCCGCCAGACCCTGCTGAACCATTTTGGTACGCACTCGCTGAAGGGCTTCGGAGTCGATGACTTGCGGCTTGGGACGATTGCCGCCGGCGCCGTGATGCATTATCTCGGCGAAACGCAGAGGGGCCGGCTCCTGCATGTTCGCAAGATCGTTCCGTACGACAGCGCCAGCCATATGACGCTGGATCCGCAAACGAAGCGGAATATGGAGTTGGTTACGCCCCTTCATGAACAGGGCCGGAAGGATACGCTTGTAAGCATTCTTGACCGGACCCGAACGCCCATGGGGGGGCGGCAACTTCGGCGATGGCTGGTGCGCCCCTTGCGCAAGGTCGCAGCCATCGAGCGTCGCCTCGACGCCGTCGAGGATTTTTTCCGGTCCCGCACGCTTCGCGCGAAACTGGGCGAGGAACTGGAGCAAATGGGTGATTTGGAACGCCTTGCCGTCCGTATTGCTACAGGCCGGGCTACACCGCGGGATATGGTGGCTGTCAAACTGACGCTTCGGCAGCTTCCTGCGATCAAACAGCTCCTTTCTTCAAGCGAAGATTGTACATGCGACGAGCTTCGGGAAGCGGGTGCGCAATTTACCGTGCACACCGATCTGGTCGATCTGATCGATCGGGCTATCGTGGATGATCCGCCTGTCGGGACAGGTGGAGGAGGGCTGATCCGGGACGGCTACGACGAGGAACTCGATACCTTACGACGGATTGCCCGCTCGGGGAAGGACTGGCTGGTCGAGATGCAGAAGAAAGAGATCGAGCGGACGGGCATTTCCTCGCTCAAGGTTGGTTTCAACAAGGTCTTTGGGTACTACCTCGAGGTGACCAACACGCACAAGGACAAAGTGCCGGACGACTATATCCGCAAACAGACCCTGGTGAATGCGGAACGCTACATCGTACCGGAATTGAAGGAATACGAGGAAAAAATCCTGACCGCCGAGGAACGGATCGATACGATCGAGGCGAACCTTTTTGCCGAATTGCGGGCGGCTGTCGCGGAATATACCGAAGCCTTGCAACGCAATGCCGCATTGCTGGGCATGGTCGATTGCTATTTGGCGCTGGCCGATGCGGCGGTGCGTTTCGGCTATGTCCGGCCCGAGGTACACGACGGACGAACGCTTGAGATCGAAGGGGGGCGGCATCCGGTTGTGGAGCAGGCCCTGCCTGCCGGGGAGCCTTTTATTCCGAATTCCATCTACCTGGATCCGGACGATGCGCAGATTATTATCATTACCGGCCCGAACATGGCTGGAAAAAGCGTGGTGTTGCGGCAAACGGGGCTGATTGTACTCCTTGCCCAGGCCGGTTCGTTCGTTCCGGCGGAATCTGCTCGAATCGGCCTTGTGGATCGAATATTCACGAGAGTCGGGGCCTCCGACAACCTTGCCGAAGGGGAAAGCACGTTCCTGGTCGAGATGAACGAGACCGCAAATATTCTGAACAATGCCACCCCGCGCTCGCTCATTTTACTGGACGAGGTGGGGCGCGGCACCAGCACATTTGACGGCTTGTCCATCGCATGGGCGCTGGTGGAGTACCTGCATGAGCGCGAAGACGTGGCCGCCCGCACCTTGTTCGCCACGCACTATCACGAACTGAACGAACTGGCGAATCGATATGATCGCGTACGCACCGCATGCATCCGGGCGGAAGAGCATGAAGGCCGCGTGATTTTTTTGCGCAAGCTGGCTCCGGAGGGCGCCGATCATTCGTTTGGTATCGAAGTAGCGCGCATGGCAGGGCTTCCCGAACCGGTCATTGTCCGGGCGCGCCAGATTCTCCAGCGGCTGGAAAGCCGGCATACCAGCGTGGATACGATGCAGGAAGGGGAGATCCGCGCGTTCAAACCTTCTCCAAAGGATATGCCGGCGGCCTCTTCCGAGCAGTTTCAGATGTCCCTTTTTGACCGCAAGACGGATCCCGTAGGGGAAGCGCTCAAGGAGTCTCTGGGAGCGCTGGATACGGATCGAATGACGCCGCTCGAGGCCTTGCAGCAACTCGATGCGCTGCGGCGGTTGCTGGATTGA